In the genome of Gloeotrichia echinulata CP02, one region contains:
- a CDS encoding SH3 domain-containing protein, with protein MTSITEQFGELKSNVTDGKGPANIRSTPSTKAETNIVSKQPLGTRVKILDKTSAEGRTWYKVSYGKQQKDVGWVREDVIKLLPPNPSKPSQNPDNEDTRLYFETDKRLVRVYEEGAKIYMNVYNKKTNQTELSGVSATKLTKDLKTAWEGYLATKDGRTYQAFFINRGATQLIITSSDTAKNIEPTETGFGAKGIEYQQIA; from the coding sequence ATGACTAGTATAACTGAACAATTCGGCGAACTCAAAAGTAACGTCACCGACGGTAAAGGCCCAGCCAATATTCGCTCAACGCCTTCGACAAAAGCTGAGACAAATATTGTCAGTAAGCAACCTTTGGGGACTCGCGTTAAAATTCTGGATAAAACATCTGCTGAAGGTCGGACTTGGTATAAAGTCAGTTATGGTAAACAGCAGAAGGATGTCGGTTGGGTACGGGAAGACGTGATTAAATTATTGCCCCCAAATCCCTCCAAGCCTAGCCAAAATCCCGACAACGAAGACACGCGGCTATATTTTGAAACTGACAAGCGGTTAGTCAGAGTTTATGAGGAGGGTGCCAAGATATACATGAATGTGTATAACAAAAAAACGAACCAAACCGAACTCAGCGGCGTTTCGGCGACGAAATTAACCAAAGACCTGAAAACCGCCTGGGAAGGATATCTTGCAACCAAGGATGGACGTACCTACCAAGCCTTCTTCATTAACCGTGGTGCCACCCAGTTGATAATTACTAGCAGCGACACTGCTAAAAATATTGAGCCAACAGAGACAGGCTTTGGTGCCAAAGGTATTGAATATCAACAAATCGCTTAA
- a CDS encoding phosphoketolase family protein, giving the protein MTLAATPQTKPLTDEDLQKIHAYWRAANYLSVGQIYLLDNPLLREPLKQEHVKPRLLGHWGTTPGLNFIYAHLNRVIKKYDLNTIYIAGPGHGGPGLVANTYLEGTYSEYYPNISADIEGIQKLFKQFSFPGGIPSHVAPETPGSIHEGGELGYALVHAYGAAFDNPDLIVAAVVGDGEAETGPLATSWHSNKFLNPVHDGAVLPILHLNGYKIANPTVLARISNEELESLFIGYGYKPYFVEGSDPAIIHQEMAATLDTIIAEIQAIQREARVHGFTERPQWPMIILRTPKGWTGPKEVDGKKTEGSWRSHQVPFSNIIGNPEHLKLLEEWLKSYKPEELFDANGKLIPALAELAPQGKRRMGDNPHANGGILLRDLKMPDFRKYAVEVPHPGTVNAEATKVTGKFLRDIMKLNQESRNFRIVGPDETASNRLDPVFEVTDRAWVAEHIPEDDHLSPDGRVMEILSETTCQGWLEGYLLTGRHGFFSCYEAFIHIIDSMFNQHAKWLKTTRHISWRRPIASLNYLLTSHVWRQDHNGFSHQDPGFIDHVINKKSEIIRVYLPPDANTLLSVTDHCLKSRNYVNVIVAGKQPALQYLDIDAAIKHCTKGISIWEWASNDRDSEPDVVLGCAGDIPTLETLAAVDILRQHFPELKVRVVNVVNLMTLQPQSEHPHGLTSKDFDTIFTTDKPIIFAFHGYPWLIHRLTYRHTNHKNLHVRGYKEEGTTTTPFDMVVLNDLDRFHLVMDVIDRVPKLGYKAAYVKQQLQDKLIEHKQYISEHGEDMPEIRDWKWPY; this is encoded by the coding sequence ATGACTTTAGCTGCTACGCCACAAACAAAGCCTTTAACCGATGAAGATCTGCAGAAAATCCACGCCTACTGGCGTGCTGCTAATTATCTTTCAGTGGGACAAATATATCTCCTCGATAATCCACTTTTAAGAGAACCCCTCAAGCAAGAACATGTTAAACCCCGGCTTCTGGGACATTGGGGAACTACACCAGGGCTGAATTTTATTTATGCTCACCTGAATCGAGTCATTAAAAAGTATGATCTGAATACGATTTACATTGCAGGCCCTGGTCATGGTGGCCCTGGACTGGTTGCTAATACCTATCTCGAAGGAACGTACAGCGAATATTACCCGAATATATCTGCAGATATTGAGGGAATACAAAAACTCTTCAAACAGTTCTCTTTCCCTGGTGGTATTCCTAGCCACGTTGCGCCGGAAACTCCCGGTTCTATCCATGAAGGGGGGGAACTGGGTTACGCGCTAGTCCATGCATACGGTGCGGCTTTTGACAACCCTGATTTAATCGTTGCTGCTGTTGTCGGTGACGGGGAAGCGGAAACTGGGCCTTTAGCCACAAGTTGGCATTCTAACAAGTTTCTTAACCCTGTGCATGATGGTGCTGTGTTGCCGATTCTCCATCTCAATGGGTATAAAATTGCTAACCCGACGGTGTTAGCGCGAATAAGTAATGAGGAGTTAGAAAGCCTATTTATTGGCTATGGCTACAAACCATACTTTGTGGAAGGTTCAGATCCCGCGATTATACATCAGGAAATGGCGGCAACTTTAGATACGATCATTGCCGAAATTCAAGCCATTCAAAGAGAAGCCCGTGTACATGGCTTTACTGAGCGTCCCCAATGGCCGATGATTATTCTGAGAACCCCCAAAGGTTGGACAGGACCCAAGGAAGTAGATGGGAAGAAAACGGAAGGTTCTTGGCGATCGCACCAAGTCCCCTTTAGCAATATTATCGGTAATCCAGAACACCTGAAATTACTGGAAGAATGGCTGAAGAGTTACAAACCAGAGGAACTATTTGACGCTAACGGTAAACTAATTCCAGCATTAGCAGAATTGGCGCCCCAAGGTAAGCGCCGCATGGGAGATAACCCCCACGCCAATGGTGGTATCTTGTTGCGTGACTTGAAAATGCCTGATTTTCGGAAATACGCCGTGGAAGTTCCCCATCCAGGTACGGTGAATGCGGAAGCTACCAAAGTTACCGGCAAATTCCTGCGGGATATCATGAAACTCAATCAGGAAAGCCGCAATTTCCGTATTGTCGGTCCTGACGAAACTGCCTCAAATCGCCTAGACCCAGTATTTGAAGTCACAGACCGCGCCTGGGTAGCTGAACACATCCCCGAAGATGATCACCTTTCACCTGATGGTCGGGTTATGGAAATTCTCAGTGAAACTACCTGTCAAGGATGGCTAGAAGGATACCTGCTCACAGGTCGTCATGGCTTCTTCTCTTGCTACGAGGCGTTCATCCATATTATTGATTCGATGTTCAACCAGCACGCCAAGTGGTTAAAAACAACCCGTCACATTTCTTGGCGTCGTCCCATTGCTTCCCTCAACTACTTACTCACTTCCCACGTTTGGCGACAAGACCACAATGGTTTCTCTCACCAAGACCCTGGTTTTATTGACCATGTAATCAACAAGAAATCAGAAATTATTCGCGTGTATCTCCCCCCCGACGCCAATACGCTACTGTCTGTAACTGACCATTGCTTAAAAAGCCGCAACTATGTTAACGTGATTGTGGCTGGTAAACAACCGGCGTTACAATATCTTGATATAGATGCTGCCATCAAGCATTGTACCAAAGGCATCAGTATTTGGGAATGGGCTAGTAATGACCGAGATAGTGAACCTGATGTAGTCTTAGGTTGTGCTGGGGATATTCCCACCTTAGAAACCTTAGCCGCTGTGGATATTCTCCGCCAACACTTCCCAGAGTTAAAGGTGCGGGTGGTGAATGTGGTGAATTTAATGACACTACAGCCACAAAGCGAACATCCTCACGGTTTAACCAGCAAAGATTTTGACACCATTTTCACCACCGATAAACCGATTATCTTTGCTTTTCATGGCTATCCTTGGTTAATTCATCGCCTCACCTATCGCCATACCAACCATAAAAACCTGCATGTGCGCGGTTACAAAGAAGAGGGAACTACTACCACTCCCTTTGATATGGTTGTCCTCAACGATCTTGATCGTTTCCACCTAGTCATGGACGTGATTGATCGCGTACCCAAATTAGGATATAAAGCCGCTTATGTTAAGCAGCAACTGCAAGATAAGTTGATTGAACACAAGCAGTATATATCCGAACATGGCGAGGATATGCCAGAAATTCGCGATTGGAAGTGGCCGTATTAG
- the argS gene encoding arginine--tRNA ligase: MNATQEQLKVKFEQALIAAFGAEYAGVDPILVTASNPKFGDYQANLALSLSKRQGMQPRAIAAAIVEKLDVSEICEPPDIAGPGFINLKLKTAYLEAQLNAIIPDPRLGVPTTKTPQREIVDFSSPNIAKEMHVGHLRSTIIGDSIARILEFRGHNVLRLNHVGDWGTQFGMLIAYLRLVYPEALTTANALDIGDLVSFYRQAKQRFDEDEAFQETARQEVVRLQAGAEDTIHAWNLLCQQSRREFQVIYDLLDIQLIERGESFYNPLLAAVVEDLQQSGLLVENQGAKCVFLDGFTNREGEPLPLIVQKSDGGYNYATTDLAAIRYRMQKDEAKRIICVTDAGQANHFAQFIQVARKAGWVPDDVELVHVPFGLVLGEDGKKFKTRSGDTVRLRDLLDEAIARARQDVESRLQAEERTETAEFINKVAEIIGISAVKYADLSQNRTSNYIFSYDKMLDLKGNTAPYMLYAYARVQGISRKGEINFAALGDNAKVILQHETELSLAKSLLQLGEVITTLEQDLLPNRLCEYLFQLSQKFNQFYDRNLGVPVLNAEEPLRTSRLVLCDLTARTLKLGLSLLGIEVLERM; encoded by the coding sequence ATGAACGCTACACAAGAACAACTAAAAGTGAAATTTGAGCAGGCTTTAATCGCGGCTTTTGGCGCTGAGTACGCTGGAGTCGATCCGATTTTGGTGACTGCGAGTAATCCTAAATTTGGTGATTATCAGGCAAATTTGGCATTATCTTTGAGCAAACGCCAAGGAATGCAACCAAGGGCGATCGCTGCTGCTATCGTGGAAAAATTAGATGTATCAGAAATCTGTGAACCACCGGATATTGCAGGTCCTGGGTTTATCAATCTGAAACTGAAGACAGCATACCTGGAAGCACAACTAAACGCAATTATTCCAGATCCTCGCTTAGGTGTCCCCACGACAAAAACACCACAGCGGGAAATTGTGGATTTTTCCAGTCCCAATATTGCTAAAGAAATGCACGTAGGGCACTTGCGCTCAACTATTATTGGTGATAGCATCGCCAGAATTTTGGAATTTCGCGGTCATAATGTGCTAAGGCTCAATCATGTGGGTGATTGGGGTACGCAATTTGGGATGTTAATCGCCTATTTGCGGTTGGTTTACCCAGAAGCCCTCACCACCGCCAATGCTTTGGATATTGGCGATTTAGTCAGCTTTTACCGCCAAGCCAAGCAGCGGTTTGATGAAGATGAAGCTTTTCAAGAAACCGCACGCCAAGAGGTCGTAAGACTACAAGCAGGTGCAGAAGATACCATCCATGCTTGGAATCTGCTGTGTCAACAGTCAAGGCGAGAGTTTCAGGTAATTTATGATTTGTTGGACATCCAGTTGATTGAACGAGGTGAATCTTTTTACAATCCCTTGCTAGCAGCAGTTGTGGAAGATTTACAACAATCTGGCTTACTGGTAGAAAACCAAGGCGCAAAATGCGTTTTCTTGGACGGGTTTACCAACAGAGAAGGTGAGCCTCTACCCTTGATTGTACAGAAATCTGATGGCGGTTATAACTACGCCACTACAGATTTAGCGGCTATCCGCTACCGGATGCAAAAAGATGAGGCCAAGCGGATAATTTGTGTAACAGATGCTGGACAAGCAAACCATTTTGCCCAATTTATTCAGGTAGCACGCAAAGCCGGGTGGGTTCCCGATGACGTGGAACTGGTCCATGTACCTTTTGGTTTAGTGCTAGGGGAAGATGGGAAAAAATTCAAAACCCGTTCTGGGGATACAGTGCGGTTGCGGGATTTGTTAGATGAAGCGATCGCCCGTGCCCGTCAAGATGTAGAATCGAGATTACAAGCCGAAGAACGCACAGAAACGGCAGAATTCATTAACAAAGTTGCCGAAATCATTGGCATTAGTGCAGTTAAATATGCTGACTTAAGCCAAAACCGCACCAGTAATTACATTTTCAGCTACGACAAAATGCTGGATCTCAAAGGCAATACTGCACCCTATATGCTTTATGCTTATGCACGGGTTCAGGGGATTAGCCGCAAGGGTGAAATTAACTTTGCAGCTTTGGGTGATAATGCTAAAGTTATCTTGCAGCATGAAACTGAATTGAGTCTGGCAAAATCTTTACTTCAGCTAGGTGAAGTTATTACTACTTTAGAGCAAGATTTATTGCCAAATCGTCTGTGTGAGTATTTATTTCAACTGAGTCAAAAGTTTAATCAATTTTATGACCGCAATCTTGGGGTTCCGGTGTTAAATGCAGAAGAACCACTGCGGACATCTCGCTTAGTTTTGTGTGATTTAACGGCGAGAACGCTAAAGTTAGGATTATCTTTGTTAGGGATTGAGGTGTTGGAAAGAATGTAG
- a CDS encoding pentapeptide repeat-containing protein, whose translation MTVDEALEIVEAALDYESLNKVQELVFRQSWEGLSYIEIARASGYEPDYIKDAASKLWKLLSKVLEEKVKKDNLRSVFKRHLRRHQLNLQRNLVIEVNLSGANLSGANLSGARLFANLSEADLVQSDLEKNTELNKENILTEEEDNQGSKSNSKEKIYDWNGLHFSSESEVKIAQALENAGVLFFANSKVRLTTPEGRKNEEPDFLIFHQGKWGIIEVLHEDVASNQERDRILQTHGISLIEYYDATRCCEESYTIVQEFLQKLQQFYG comes from the coding sequence ATGACAGTTGACGAAGCTCTAGAAATTGTGGAAGCGGCTCTAGATTATGAAAGCTTAAACAAAGTTCAAGAGCTTGTGTTTCGACAATCTTGGGAAGGTTTGTCTTATATAGAAATTGCTAGAGCTAGCGGATATGAACCAGATTATATTAAAGATGCAGCTTCTAAATTATGGAAACTGCTCTCAAAAGTATTAGAAGAGAAAGTAAAAAAAGATAATTTGCGGTCAGTTTTCAAGCGACATTTACGGCGACATCAACTGAATTTACAGCGAAATTTGGTTATTGAAGTAAACCTGAGTGGTGCAAATCTTAGTGGTGCAAATCTTAGTGGTGCTAGACTATTTGCTAATTTAAGTGAAGCTGATTTAGTGCAGTCAGATTTAGAGAAGAATACTGAATTAAATAAAGAAAATATCTTGACTGAAGAGGAAGATAATCAGGGTAGCAAGTCTAATTCAAAAGAAAAGATATATGATTGGAATGGCTTGCATTTCTCTTCAGAATCAGAAGTAAAAATTGCCCAAGCGCTGGAAAATGCAGGTGTTCTCTTTTTTGCAAATTCTAAAGTGCGGCTGACAACCCCAGAAGGTAGAAAAAATGAAGAACCTGATTTTCTAATTTTTCACCAAGGTAAGTGGGGGATAATAGAAGTTTTGCACGAAGATGTAGCCAGTAATCAAGAACGCGATCGCATTCTGCAAACTCATGGTATTTCTCTTATAGAATATTATGATGCTACCAGATGCTGTGAAGAATCATATACCATAGTGCAGGAGTTTTTGCAAAAATTACAGCAATTTTACGGTTGA